In the Onychostoma macrolepis isolate SWU-2019 chromosome 08, ASM1243209v1, whole genome shotgun sequence genome, accaaacttttgaagtgaataaaataaattactccatatttttcattaattgcTTATGGTCTAACGGTTGCAAACCAAAGACAGCTAATATGCAAATATGAAGTGCAGGGAACCAATAACAGAGGAGAGTCAGACATGGCAGAACATGCATTCCAACACTAACCTTTCCTTGAGCTTTAAAGTGTGACACCCTCTTCTTCTGGCCAGGAAAGAGAGTAGTTAAAGTGCTTTCTGTTTCttcctcctccacctcctcctgTTCCCTTGAAggctaaaaacacacacatgaaagTGAAACTGAGATTTCAGTTGCAACAGAAAACCCAGAAAACTCCACCAAGAGTAAACATTTGCATAACATCCTCAAACCTCCATAACGGCATTTTAGAGTAACTGAAATGATTGAAGtgattatcaaataaataagaactCTGTGTGGTACCTGCTTTGCTTGTCTCCCTTTGTCTTCCGTCTTCACCTCTTTGGATTCGTTAAATATCCGCAGACACTCCTCCATCGGGTCCGAGTCATACTCCATCTCATCCTGCAGACAGGAGTAGTCCACTGCTTCATCACCACCACCACCGTCATCATCATCCACTTCAGAGACATCCtccgatgatgatgatgatgtaacTTCAGATGTTTTCCTCTTATTATTCATGAGGCTTCCCCGTTTAAAAGCAGAAGCCGACTTCCTCACTATCCTCTCgtcttcctcatcctcttcaGCACTCTCAGCACCGAACAAGTCTATGTGGCTCACATTCCTCTGTTTGGTCTCACTTGCCTCTTTGTGATCAACGATGGAGCtgctttttttacttttgtcttTAGTGCTGCTGCTCCCATGGCTGCTTTTCTTTTTGTCCTTGCCCTTTGTGCTGCTCTCAAGTTTTCCGTTCTTCTGGTCTTTGATTTTGGACGACACCTTATCGGTTTTCACAGGCTTGTCCATTTTGGGCTTCTTGATGTCGCCACTTCCTCTATCTTTTTCCTTGTAGCTATGTTCATTCTTTATCTTAACTATCTTCTTGTTCTTTTCATCAGTACTCTTTGACTTCGATCCGTCTTTCCGCAGCTTTTCCTTGGACTTGCTGACTCTGTCCTCATTTTTACTTTGGTTCTTGTCTTTTTGACTTGAATTCTTCGATGTCTTGTTGGCACTTGAACTTTCCCGCCTTTCTTTTTGAATCTTCTTATTGGCTTCTTTCTCctcttttttcagtttatcAGATTTTATACTTTTCGACTGACTCACAGGCATCTTTTTGTCTGTCCTCTCTACATCCTCCACATCATCGGATTCACTCTGTGAGAAAACATAGTCAGTTTTATACACCTGATTTCTTTGCTGTCCCTTCGCACCTGACATTTGTTCCTGTTTTAAGCTGATGTTGATTCCCTTGCGCTGCATACGGCTTATGGACGTCGGGCGATACTCTGTCCCAGAACTTTCCTCATCAGATTCAGAGAAACTTGCAGTGTACTTCAGGACATCTGCCTTAGGTAACGTAGGCCTAGGTTTCTTCACCGTTGGAACGTATTCCTCATCTTCCCCTTGTTTTTCAGGGTAAAACCTCTTTCTCCTCTCTCCCTCTGAACACAAAATCCTCTGTTCTTTAGCAGTCAGCTTAGCTGAATAGTTCGAGAGAGGGTCGTACTCCATGTCTGTGGTTGGTTTGGAATTATCCAGAGTGTATTTACACTTTACATGGGACGGTGGTGGAGGTAATGCCTTTTTAATGCTTGCTTTGGAGACAGCAGTGGGCACATATTCCAGTGCATTGGTACTGCTGTTCTCTGAGTCCAAAGTGTATTTGCTGGAGCGAGGGGATGGGGTGTATTCACTAGCTTGGCCCATTTGATAGCTCCCAGGATCATAGCCCTGATGGGACGATGCAGCGGGTTTCGGTCTCTTAACAGAGCTCTTGGTCGGCTCATATTCCTGATCGCCGATCTGAGAAAGCTTCTTCTTGTCCCTTTCCATCTCATTGCGAACAGCCTCAATGGCCTGATTGACCAACTCCAGCTCCATGGTACCCAGGTCCACATCCTGTCCCGTCGACAGGCTCGACGGTGGTTCCCCATTGTAATGTTCCCCCGGTCTTACAACCTCTGGACTGAATGGATCATATCCTTGATCTGTAAACAAAAGACACAAGATTGAattgatacatttaaaaattaatcacAGAATCAGAACAATATATAATGTAtcctgtatgtatgtgtgagtatatatatgtgcatataGAAATTTAAacaatcaaaacaaataaatacacaagcaTAGATAACTGCAGaaacaatttcataaaacaaaaacaaacgtttCCAACCTATTTTTGAGGCATCAAAGGTTCCTGAGAACAGTAAAAGCTATAGaaactgtttattattaatacataaatTGGAGATATGACAGTACAATTCTGGGGTTATTTTGGTTTCTTTGTTTCTCAGCAGAAAGCTTCtgtgcatttaaatgtacatgAACCTAAAGAGAACCTGAACAAAAGGAAAACATGACACCACAAAGACATTTTAATTCACCGTTTGGACTCGCAGAAAGCGCTTTAGTCTTTTTGATGTCGTATATCCCAGAGGAGCCTCGTCTTTGTTTGCTGTGTCTGAAGTGACAGTAGGGTCTGGTGCACCCATCTGCACCGGCTTTTCCATTATTATTCTCACAATAAAACGGGCAGTCAATCCCACGAAAGAACCCCGTAGATCTCAACATCGCGGTTCATAACCACGGTCACTTTATCTGCCTTTTAACTGGTATGTTTTAGCCACTACATGCGTGGTTATTTGCATATCCGTATGTTGCCACTTTATTCCGGACAACAACAGACCGTCTACGACGCCATATTTTATGCGCGACAGACGAACGCGAGGCCCCCAGCGC is a window encoding:
- the rexo1 gene encoding RNA exonuclease 1 homolog isoform X3 codes for the protein MLRSTGFFRGIDCPFYCENNNGKAGADGCTRPYCHFRHSKQRRGSSGIYDIKKTKALSASPNDQGYDPFSPEVVRPGEHYNGEPPSSLSTGQDVDLGTMELELVNQAIEAVRNEMERDKKKLSQIGDQEYEPTKSSVKRPKPAASSHQGYDPGSYQMGQASEYTPSPRSSKYTLDSENSSTNALEYVPTAVSKASIKKALPPPPSHVKCKYTLDNSKPTTDMEYDPLSNYSAKLTAKEQRILCSEGERRKRFYPEKQGEDEEYVPTVKKPRPTLPKADVLKYTASFSESDEESSGTEYRPTSISRMQRKGINISLKQEQMSGAKGQQRNQVYKTDYVFSQSESDDVEDVERTDKKMPVSQSKSIKSDKLKKEEKEANKKIQKERRESSSANKTSKNSSQKDKNQSKNEDRVSKSKEKLRKDGSKSKSTDEKNKKIVKIKNEHSYKEKDRGSGDIKKPKMDKPVKTDKVSSKIKDQKNGKLESSTKGKDKKKSSHGSSSTKDKSKKSSSIVDHKEASETKQRNVSHIDLFGAESAEEDEEDERIVRKSASAFKRGSLMNNKRKTSEVTSSSSSEDVSEVDDDDGGGGDEAVDYSCLQDEMEYDSDPMEECLRIFNESKEVKTEDKGRQAKQPSREQEEVEEEETESTLTTLFPGQKKRVSHFKAQGKSVSSLNAVPMPQRRMTAQEICYQRMQKAQQQATQLSAAVKAVSASTNPKLGLSGEKRRVAHRPNASLASSKPGLADASSRVLSPTRVATDLLSVKAHTSAGILSKTASTTVQKRVAHTPTMKSSAMKRPVIPAEFGAKVPTNVRQRYLNIFIDECLKFCSSEQHAFQMVCHLQMALEEEKVVYDRSSSKNIYLNVAVNTLKKLRSKSTPTSPVIKSPAVSVNRKSQSHEGVLGGRLAATTSYTINRSGKQQDVDPKGAILYKKLKKYGMTEEQLQEHGYPRPHPEMSGQAVVHNLPEKKNNDPFSKICCRCGAEYKINANGSCVRKEECSHHWGRLRRNRVPGGWETLYSCCSGAVGSPGCEVCKQHVQDGRKESLDGFVKTFSKPLPVDGNGGVYALDCEMCYTKQGLELTRVTVINSDLKVIYDTFVKPGSKVVDYNTRFSGVTQDDLENTTITLRDVQAVLLSMFSAESILIGHSLESDLFALKLEGMTPVKMPGPAWNS
- the rexo1 gene encoding RNA exonuclease 1 homolog isoform X1 → MLRSTGFFRGIDCPFYCENNNGKAGADGCTRPYCHFRHSKQRRGSSGIYDIKKTKALSASPNDQGYDPFSPEVVRPGEHYNGEPPSSLSTGQDVDLGTMELELVNQAIEAVRNEMERDKKKLSQIGDQEYEPTKSSVKRPKPAASSHQGYDPGSYQMGQASEYTPSPRSSKYTLDSENSSTNALEYVPTAVSKASIKKALPPPPSHVKCKYTLDNSKPTTDMEYDPLSNYSAKLTAKEQRILCSEGERRKRFYPEKQGEDEEYVPTVKKPRPTLPKADVLKYTASFSESDEESSGTEYRPTSISRMQRKGINISLKQEQMSGAKGQQRNQVYKTDYVFSQSESDDVEDVERTDKKMPVSQSKSIKSDKLKKEEKEANKKIQKERRESSSANKTSKNSSQKDKNQSKNEDRVSKSKEKLRKDGSKSKSTDEKNKKIVKIKNEHSYKEKDRGSGDIKKPKMDKPVKTDKVSSKIKDQKNGKLESSTKGKDKKKSSHGSSSTKDKSKKSSSIVDHKEASETKQRNVSHIDLFGAESAEEDEEDERIVRKSASAFKRGSLMNNKRKTSEVTSSSSSEDVSEVDDDDGGGGDEAVDYSCLQDEMEYDSDPMEECLRIFNESKEVKTEDKGRQAKQPSREQEEVEEEETESTLTTLFPGQKKRVSHFKAQGKSVSSLNAVPMPQRRMTAQEICYQRMQKAQQQATQLSAAVKAVSASTNPKLGLSGEKRRVAHRPNASLASSKPGLADASSRVLSPTRVATDLLSVKAHTSAGILSKTASTTVQKRVAHTPTMKSSAMKRPVIPAEFGAKVPTNVRQRYLNIFIDECLKFCSSEQHAFQMVCHLQMALEEEKVVYDRSSSKNIYLNVAVNTLKKLRSKSTPTSPVIKSPAVSVNRKSQSHEGVLGGRLAATTSYTINRSGKQQDVDPKGAILYKKLKKYGMTEEQLQEHGYPRPHPEMSGQAVVHNLPEKKNNDPFSKICCRCGAEYKINANGSCVRKEECSHHWGRLRRNRVPGGWETLYSCCSGAVGSPGCEVCKQHVQDGRKESLDGFVKTFSKPLPVDGNGGVYALDCEMCYTKQGLELTRVTVINSDLKVIYDTFVKPGSKVVDYNTRFSGVTQDDLENTTITLRDVQAVLLSMFSAESILIGHSLESDLFALKLIHSMVVDTAIVFPHRLGLPYKRALRNLMADYLKRIIQDNVGGHDSSEDARACMELMIWKIKEDAKVKR
- the rexo1 gene encoding RNA exonuclease 1 homolog isoform X2; translation: MLRSTGFFRGIDCPFYCENNNGKAGADGCTRPYCHFRHSKQRRGSSGIYDIKKTKALSASPNDQGYDPFSPEVVRPGEHYNGEPPSSLSTGQDVDLGTMELELVNQAIEAVRNEMERDKKKLSQIGDQEYEPTKSSVKRPKPAASSHQGYDPGSYQMGQASEYTPSPRSSKYTLDSENSSTNALEYVPTAVSKASIKKALPPPPSHVKCKYTLDNSKPTTDMEYDPLSNYSAKLTAKEQRILCSEGERRKRFYPEKQGEDEEYVPTVKKPRPTLPKADVLKYTASFSESDEESSGTEYRPTSISRMQRKGINISLKQEQMSGAKGQQRNQVYKTDYVFSQSESDDVEDVERTDKKMPVSQSKSIKSDKLKKEEKEANKKIQKERRESSSANKTSKNSSQKDKNQSKNEDRVSKSKEKLRKDGSKSKSTDEKNKKIVKIKNEHSYKEKDRGSGDIKKPKMDKPVKTDKVSSKIKDQKNGKLESSTKGKDKKKSSHGSSSTKDKSKKSSSIVDHKEASETKQRNVSHIDLFGAESAEEDEEDERIVRKSASAFKRGSLMNNKRKTSEVTSSSSSEDVSEVDDDDGGGGDEAVDYSCLQDEMEYDSDPMEECLRIFNESKEVKTEDKGRQAKQPSREQEEVEEEETESTLTTLFPGQKKRVSHFKAQGKSVSSLNAVPMPQRRMTAQEICYQRMQKAQQQATQLSAAVKAVSASTNPKLGLSGEKRRVAHRPNASLASSKPGLADASSRVLSPTRVATDLLSVKAHTSAGILSKTASTTVQKRVAHTPTMKSSAMKRPVIPAEFGAKVPTNVRQRYLNIFIDECLKFCSSEQHAFQMALEEEKVVYDRSSSKNIYLNVAVNTLKKLRSKSTPTSPVIKSPAVSVNRKSQSHEGVLGGRLAATTSYTINRSGKQQDVDPKGAILYKKLKKYGMTEEQLQEHGYPRPHPEMSGQAVVHNLPEKKNNDPFSKICCRCGAEYKINANGSCVRKEECSHHWGRLRRNRVPGGWETLYSCCSGAVGSPGCEVCKQHVQDGRKESLDGFVKTFSKPLPVDGNGGVYALDCEMCYTKQGLELTRVTVINSDLKVIYDTFVKPGSKVVDYNTRFSGVTQDDLENTTITLRDVQAVLLSMFSAESILIGHSLESDLFALKLIHSMVVDTAIVFPHRLGLPYKRALRNLMADYLKRIIQDNVGGHDSSEDARACMELMIWKIKEDAKVKR